CAGTTAAAACCAGAACATATTGCGGATAACGTCATTGTTGTAGGTGACCCTGGAAGAGTTCGTTTAGTATCCTCATTTTTCGATCACATAGAATACAAAATATCAAATCGTGAGTTCGTAACCCATACCGGGATCTATAAAAACAACAGGTTTACGGTTATTTCAACGGGTATAGGAACCGACAATATTGACATTGTAATCAATGAATTGGATGCTGCAGTTAATATTGACCTGGCCACTAAAACAGTTAAAGAAGATAAACGGTCTTTAAATATTGTAAGAATTGGAACCTCTGGTGCTTTACAAGGAGATATACCCGTAGATTCTTTTTTACTGAGTGAAAAAGCAATGGGCTTTGATGGTCTTTTACATTTTTATTCGGATAAACTAAATGTAAATGAAAAAGAGATTTCAGATTCTTTTTGCGAACATACTAAATGGAACGAGAATTTGGCACGTCCATATGTGGTAAGCGCAAGTCCGGAGTTAATATCAAAACTAGATCATGGTGTTTACAAAGGAATGACAGCAACAGCATCAGGTTTCTATGCGCCTCAGGGAAGAATTTTAAGGCTTCAACCTCAAATGGATGAGTTTCCGGAACTTCTCTCATCATTTTCTCATGAAGGTCTAAAAATCACCAATTTTGAAATGGAAACTTCAGCTCTATATGGTCTATCTAAAGCGCTTGGACACCATGCCTGTACTGTTTGTGCTATAATAGCAAATCGAAAAAACAAACAGTTTAGCAAAAAACATGATCAGACAATTAACGAGCTTATCACCCATGTTTTGAACAACTTAACAATATGATTGTTAAAACTAATTTAAAAATGCATTTAAAACCCTCTAAAATCAGAATAGATTTGGCGTAAGCAAATTCATTAAACTGCGTGCGTACACCAAAAGAAATAAATGCGTTAATTCGACTTTTAGATGATCCTGATGAAGATATCTATGGACACATCAAAGAAGAACTCAAATCATTTGGTTCTGATGTAATTCCTAATTTAGAATCTCATTGGGAAAAAAATCGTCTTGGAAATTTATTTCAGCATAGAATCGAGAACCTGATCCATGAAATTCAATACGGATCTTTAGAAGACAATCTCGTTCAGTGGTGGCATAGTGACAAACCTGATCTACTTGATGGTGTTACTTTAGTTTCTAACTATAAGTACCCTACATTATCTATTGATTATATCAATGATCAAATCACAAAGTACACACAAGAAATCTGGCTGGAAATCAATGATTATTTAACAGCTCTGGAAAAAATAAAACTTATCAATCATTTTATTTTTGAGGTTCATGGTTTTTCTGGAAATGTGGCAGGTTTTCACGACAATCAAAACTCTTTTCTAAAAGATGTTTTGGATTCAAAAAAAGGCAACCCGTTATCTCTGTCTATTTTATACATTCTAATTGGACGCCAATTGGACTTACCAATTTATGGAGTAAATCTTCCCAGACATTTTGTTGTTGCATATTTAGATCCTTATCGTTTAACAAATCCAATAGAAGATTCCCCTGTTCTATTTTATATCAATCCATTTTCAAATGGTGATGTATTTGGCCCTTCGGAATTGAGTTCTTTTTTGGAGAAAATAAACGTCAAAGAAAAAGATGAATATTTCAAACCTTGTGATAGTAAGGTTATTCTCAAACGTATGCTCAATAATTTAATATACGCTTATACAAAATCTGAAGACATTCAAAAAGCGGAGGAAATCAAACGATTATCCAACCTCCTAAAATAAACATAGAACCGCTTGGTTAACGAATAATCCTAAGTAGCGTTTTAAATATGATTTTCATATCCAATAAAAAGCTTTGATTCTCTATATATTTTAAATTCAAAGCCAATTTATCAGGCATTATTTCATGAATATATGTCTCTTCCGGGTTGTCAGATTGAGCTAATATTTCACTTTCATTTACGTATTCTAAAGTTGCCAAATCAGAAAGCCCAGGTTTAACTGATAATACTTTTAGTTGCTCAGTAGTATATAAATCAACATACTGCTTCACCTCAGGTCTTGGGCCAATCACGCTCATTTCACCCACTAAAATATTAATTAACTGAGGTAATTCATCTAATTTATATTTCCTCAAATAATATCCTATGTTGGTTACTCTTGGGTCTCGATCTCCAACCGTAATTTTCACTTTATCTGAATCCGGACGCATTGTTCTGAATTTATACAAACCGAATTCCTTCCCGTCCTTTCCCACTCTTTTTTGCATATAAAAGATTCCTCCTTTAGAATCTATTACAATTAAAATAGAAATCATTAGTGTAACCGGAAATAGTAACAATAACACGGTTAGCGAAGAGACAATATCAAAAAGTCGCTTTATCACGATTATCGCTTCAAGACTTTTTTCACTGATTTAACTAAAGCTTTAACCACAAATTCAATTTGTTCGTCAGTCAAATCATAAAAAATAGGCAAACTAATTTCTTGAGTGTAATTCTCAAATGCCACAGGATAATCCAGCATTTTGTATCCTCTATGCTTATAGAATGAAAGCATTGGCAATGGTTGATAATGTACATTTACAGAAACATCCAGATTTGAAATCTCAAAAATGATTAAGTTTCTTTGTTGTTCCGTAATATCTTTTATTCTAAGCAAGTATAAATGACAGTTTGATTCTTTCTCATTATCCAAATATGTAGGCGTCCATGCCCATTCATATTTGGACAGAAGTTGGTTGTATTTTTCAAAGATGTGTTTACGTTTAACCAAAGTATCATCTTTATATCTCTCCAACTCCACCAGGCCTATAGAAGCTAAAATATCGGTCATATTGTATTTATACCCAGCTTCAACCACATCATATCTCCATCCTCCCTTCTGAACCTTTGCAAAAGCATCTTTGGTTTGTCCATGAAGAGATTTTACATTCAAATCGTTATACATCCTTTGAGGATCAAATCTCTTTGGCAACATTAAAGAAATAGCGCCACCTTCTGCTGTGGTAAGGTTCTTTACAGCATGGAAAGAAAATGCTGTAGCATCAGCACAAGTCCCCGAGTTTTTACCCTTATAGATGGAACCTATAGAATGCGCTCCATCAGCCAAAATCATAATTCTTCCCAATAGTTCCTGAACCTCAGTATTGGGCGTGAATTTTGATCTGATTTTATCTTGTTTGATCACCTCATGTAATTCATCATAATCACACGGCCATCCCCCTATATCCACAGGAATAATCACTTTGGTTTTCTCAGTAATTAACGCTCCAACTTTAGACACATCCATATTAAAATCGTCACGTTTTACATCGCACATCACAGGTGTTGCTCCACTATGAATCACAGCATTAGCTGTGGCCGTATACGTATATGCCGGAATAATCACCTCATCACCTGGCCCGACACCAAACCAACTTAACATGAGTTCCATTCCTGCAGTACCACTATTCAAGCATACCGTAGCATTTGCCCCGGTAAACTCCGTTATTCGCTTTTCAAATAATTTGGTTTTTGGACCTGTCGTGATCCATCCCGAGCGTAAAGCATCTACTACTTCAAGGATAATTTTTTCATCAATTCTTGGTGGAGAAAATGGAATCATATTCTTTTTAAATAAAACGCAAAAGTAAACAAATTAAAGGGCTTATTTAATTCTCATAAGTAAAGAACACAATAGAGTTCATCACCGCATAGTAAACAACCCCAGCCTGTGTATTCAAGACCGATTCAGTTAAAAAATTGATCAATAGAATCAATAAAAAAAGTGGAAAAAACAGTTTCCCTTTTTTTACCGAAAACCACAGCGGTATAAATAACGAAATTAACAAAGCAAAAGTTCCCAATAGCCCTAAACCCACTTGAGTCTGAATGAATTGATTATGCGCATTTAGATTATCTCTCACAGCTCTAACGAGTCTATCCTGGGAAAACCTTTTCCTTAACTCCCAATTTACATCACCAGTCCCTACTCCTAACAATAAGTTTTCCTTTATTAAAGGAATTGAAGATTTCCACATAGACATCCTTACTCCTGAACTTGACTTTGAACTCACCACATCTACTTTTCGGAATGAATTGGTATATTTCGTAATTGGATAGATAACTGCCATAAGAAGCAATAGGGTTGCAAATAACGAATACAACATTTTTTTCCATTTTAACTCCGGAAAGAATATATACACAAACGCATATAACAAAAGCAACACCAGAGTTAACATACCTGTACGGGATGAAAGCTGATAAACACCAATCATTAAAAAGCCAAGGAGAGCAAAATGCCTAAACTGCGGTCTATTTCTTGAATGGAAGATTAAAACTAATAAACTAGCAATAGCAAAATTCACATACATCGAAAAATAAGATGGATGATGGAATAACGATAGTAATGTGTAGAAAAAGACGTCCGGATTGCCAGTATCAGTAAAATTAAATCCTGCTATAATGAACTGTATCACCAATGACAATGTAACTCCCCATATAAATGTTTTGAGCAATCCGTACACAGAGAACCTATTAATAATATTTGAAGTCAGGAAAAGCAACGGAACGAATAGCATGGACATCTTTACCTCCAAATCAAATAACCCTTCAGGAATATCTATGGTATAAAGCATTCCCATCAAAGTCACCACATAGAACAACGTAAAAGAAAAAATATAGAGTTTTCTTTTCTTGAATAGTCTTTGTCTTTCAGAAAACGGAACTGAGAATAAATTCAACACCAGAAATATCACTAAAGTTACTGGTATAAGTCTTTCCTGAAATGAAATCAAAAAAACCAAAACATGTAATACATAAAGATTGAGTTTTTCCAACGATATATCTCGAAATAAACTGGTCACTTCATTCTTTTTATCTGGAAGTTGAAAAATTCACACCACCAGGTTTAACGTTAAAGAAATACAATTGAACAAAGCCCTTTAAATATCCCCATCCATAACTGAGATGAATCAACGGAAAAATCATAGGCATGACTAC
This genomic interval from bacterium SCSIO 12643 contains the following:
- a CDS encoding sugar transferase, with the protein product MIKRLFDIVSSLTVLLLLFPVTLMISILIVIDSKGGIFYMQKRVGKDGKEFGLYKFRTMRPDSDKVKITVGDRDPRVTNIGYYLRKYKLDELPQLINILVGEMSVIGPRPEVKQYVDLYTTEQLKVLSVKPGLSDLATLEYVNESEILAQSDNPEETYIHEIMPDKLALNLKYIENQSFLLDMKIIFKTLLRIIR
- a CDS encoding nucleoside phosphorylase yields the protein MERIPDSELILNADGSVYHLQLKPEHIADNVIVVGDPGRVRLVSSFFDHIEYKISNREFVTHTGIYKNNRFTVISTGIGTDNIDIVINELDAAVNIDLATKTVKEDKRSLNIVRIGTSGALQGDIPVDSFLLSEKAMGFDGLLHFYSDKLNVNEKEISDSFCEHTKWNENLARPYVVSASPELISKLDHGVYKGMTATASGFYAPQGRILRLQPQMDEFPELLSSFSHEGLKITNFEMETSALYGLSKALGHHACTVCAIIANRKNKQFSKKHDQTINELITHVLNNLTI
- a CDS encoding O-antigen ligase family protein; the protein is MTSLFRDISLEKLNLYVLHVLVFLISFQERLIPVTLVIFLVLNLFSVPFSERQRLFKKRKLYIFSFTLFYVVTLMGMLYTIDIPEGLFDLEVKMSMLFVPLLFLTSNIINRFSVYGLLKTFIWGVTLSLVIQFIIAGFNFTDTGNPDVFFYTLLSLFHHPSYFSMYVNFAIASLLVLIFHSRNRPQFRHFALLGFLMIGVYQLSSRTGMLTLVLLLLYAFVYIFFPELKWKKMLYSLFATLLLLMAVIYPITKYTNSFRKVDVVSSKSSSGVRMSMWKSSIPLIKENLLLGVGTGDVNWELRKRFSQDRLVRAVRDNLNAHNQFIQTQVGLGLLGTFALLISLFIPLWFSVKKGKLFFPLFLLILLINFLTESVLNTQAGVVYYAVMNSIVFFTYEN
- a CDS encoding transglutaminase family protein, giving the protein MRTPKEINALIRLLDDPDEDIYGHIKEELKSFGSDVIPNLESHWEKNRLGNLFQHRIENLIHEIQYGSLEDNLVQWWHSDKPDLLDGVTLVSNYKYPTLSIDYINDQITKYTQEIWLEINDYLTALEKIKLINHFIFEVHGFSGNVAGFHDNQNSFLKDVLDSKKGNPLSLSILYILIGRQLDLPIYGVNLPRHFVVAYLDPYRLTNPIEDSPVLFYINPFSNGDVFGPSELSSFLEKINVKEKDEYFKPCDSKVILKRMLNNLIYAYTKSEDIQKAEEIKRLSNLLK
- a CDS encoding DegT/DnrJ/EryC1/StrS aminotransferase family protein: MIPFSPPRIDEKIILEVVDALRSGWITTGPKTKLFEKRITEFTGANATVCLNSGTAGMELMLSWFGVGPGDEVIIPAYTYTATANAVIHSGATPVMCDVKRDDFNMDVSKVGALITEKTKVIIPVDIGGWPCDYDELHEVIKQDKIRSKFTPNTEVQELLGRIMILADGAHSIGSIYKGKNSGTCADATAFSFHAVKNLTTAEGGAISLMLPKRFDPQRMYNDLNVKSLHGQTKDAFAKVQKGGWRYDVVEAGYKYNMTDILASIGLVELERYKDDTLVKRKHIFEKYNQLLSKYEWAWTPTYLDNEKESNCHLYLLRIKDITEQQRNLIIFEISNLDVSVNVHYQPLPMLSFYKHRGYKMLDYPVAFENYTQEISLPIFYDLTDEQIEFVVKALVKSVKKVLKR